A genomic segment from Fusarium fujikuroi IMI 58289 draft genome, chromosome FFUJ_chr04 encodes:
- a CDS encoding probable ribosomal protein L30, with translation MSFFRITLHRSAIGLPERTRGVLAALGLRRRMQTVFHPVHPQFAGMILKVKELVRVEEVDRALSKREVKAARTPDPGFYVEKAVPRM, from the coding sequence ATGTCTTTCTTCCGCATCACCCTTCATCGCTCCGCCATCGGTCTTCCCGAGCGCACACGAGGTGTCCTCGCCGCTCTAGGCCTGCGCCGCCGTATGCAGACCGTCTTTCATCCCGTTCACCCACAGTTCGCCGGTATGATCCTCAAGGTGAAGGAGCTGGTTCGTGTTGAGGAGGTGGATCGCGCCCTGAGCAAAAGAGAAGTGAAGGCTGCGCGGACGCCGGATCCCGGGTTTTATGTTGAAAAGGCTGTGCCAAGAATGTAA
- a CDS encoding related to Chromo domain protein Alp13: MAPARQQPAPPPFSKDQKVLCFHMDMLYEAKIMDVQPAEKPSDGYKYKVHYKGWKNTWDDWVLVDRIRTFDDEHKELAAQLHAQLKHNIQRSTKQPKKGLRSGAESARVSEERSGSATVQGGRGGRRGKDWELEQTIPPNALFVLFASVLRQFWAVICKFGPVGPLVRLVERRSIHTLLHYSPIPPYLKIGEEVVIVSKCVFPSDRLNQGHTEPYIVIQPPPIPNTAYGAAVFPSMIPFLSLLALVPASKSHFDKASFLRTTSFPSRSSSLLYCFQTLAPVTPSPSSTARHCGVMDSASDLSAPQGFFPTTNVRGSPDLAQPDKSMDSLKSSKKVKLTKLKEPKDHLTLLPSSDHRYVSESGKLIHDDRYAMPLTVEDEPKQPRQKPLKPSAKPKPRSCDQLETEDAFHNKPMIKIPVPDHIQAMLVDDWENITKNNQLVPLPHNKPVTKIFEDYLAHERPHREEGSSSMDILEEVVAGFREYFEKALSRILLYRFERHQYMDIRKLWENTEANPEITNVCDVYGAEHLARLIVSLPELLAQTNMDQQSVSRLREEIGKFNVWLGRNCETYFVNEYETPSQEYIDKARSF, from the exons ATGGCTCCTGCTCGACAGCAACCGGCACCACCGCCGTTCAGCAAAGATCAAAAAGTGCTCTGTTTCCACATGGATATGCTCTACGAAGCCAAGATTATGGATGTTCAGCCAGCTGAGAAGCCCAGTGACGGATACAAGTACAAAGTCCATTACAAGGGGTGGAAGAACACCTGGGACGACTGGGTGCTGGTAGACCGCATCCGGACCTTCGACGATGAGCACAAAGAGCTGGCTGCACAGTTGCACGCGCAGTTGAAGCATAACATCCAACGAAGCACTAAGCAGCCGAAGAAGGGCCTGAGAAGTGGTGCTGAGTCTGCTAGAGTCAGCGAGGAGCGATCAGGCTCTGCCACTGTTCAAGGAGGCaggggaggaagacgaggcaaAGACTGGGAATTGGAACAG ACCATACCACCCAATGCTTTGTTTGTTCTTTTTGCGAGTGTTCTCCGGCAGTTCTGGGCTGTGATATGCAAATTTGGCCCAGTTGGCCCTTTGGTGAGACTGGttgaaagaagaagcatccATACTCTGTTACACTATTCACCGATACCTCCTTATCTCAAAATTGGGGAAGAGGTTGTTATTGTATCAAAGTGTGTTTTCCCATCTGATCGGTTGAACCAGGGCCATACCGAGCCTTATATTGTGATCCAGCCTCCGCCTATACCCAACACTGCCTATGGCGCTGCCGTTTTCCCCTCCATGATTCCTTTCTTGTCACTACTCGCCCTTGTCCCAGCATCAAAATCCCACTTTGACAAGGCATCATTTCTACGCACTACATCCTTTCCCTCCCGCAGCTCTAGTCTGCTCTACTGTTTTCAAA CACTTGCCCCTGTTACCCCCAGCCCTTCATCAACGGCAAGGCACTGCGGCGTCATGGATTCGGCGAGCGACCTTTCTGCTCCGCAAGGCTTTTTCCCTACTACCAATGTTCGGGGCTCTCCTGATTTGGCCCAGCCTGACAAGTCGATGGATTCCCTTAAGTCCTCTAAGAAGGTCAAGTTGACCAAGCTCAAAGAACCTAAGGACCATCTTACTCTTCTCCCCTCTAGTGATCATCGCTATGTATCAGAGTCGGGTAAACTGATCCATGATGATCGCTACGCTATGCCCCTGACTGTCGAAGATGAGCCAAAGCAGCCACGTCAGAAGCCTCTCAAGCCTAgtgccaagcccaagccgcGCTCATGCGACCAGCTCGAGACG GAGGATGCTTTCCACAACAAACCTATGATCAAAATCCCGGTGCCCGACCACATTCAAGCGATGCTGGTTGATGATTGGgaaaacatcaccaagaacaaccAGCTTGtccctcttcctcataaTAAGCCAGTCACCAAGATATTTGAAGACTATCTTGCGCATGAGCGTCCACACCGCGAAGAGGGATCTTCCAGCATGGACATATTGGAAGAAGTCGTCGCAGGCTTCCGTGAGTACTTCGAGAAGGCTCTTAGCAGAATTTTGCTGTACCG TTTCGAGCGCCATCAGTACATGGATATCAGGAAGCTCTGGGAGAACACTGAGGCGAACCCAGAAATCACCAATGTCTGCGATGTCTATGGCGCTGAGCATCTTGCTCGACTAATTG TCTCTCTCCCCGAACTGTTGGCGCAGACCAACATGGACCAGCAGTCCGTGTCCCGTCTTCGAGAGGAGATAGGAAAGTTCAATGTCTGGTTAGGACGTAACTGCGAGACATATTTTGTCAATGAGTACGAGACTCCCAGCCAGGAGTATATTGACAAAGCTCGTAGCTTTTGA
- a CDS encoding related to general RNA polymerase II transcription factor TAF12, protein MNPQMGQQGQGQGQQAGAGQAQQRPPPMYQPNQIRNLPTLSDEEKSKYEAGLQGLWNKANNSPQNSPDNIAARQKIIEFSKMLITKIQQRRSQQMQGQNAQSQQARPQQMQQNAAGQANQAQPQQQAAGAAAGSQPATAAAVRRNPVPDHIQQHVNKVNFRVPQSVIDKSAAEATKWIEEIKERYTRALMTMDASKQKMAQIDKIINDRAAAGQPFKEDELRQLQLKKDQQLKAHTDAHKWVDSVRKQQGSLQGTGQAQAQAQAQPQAQNSARLSQQGSQPVQQAAATQQNQPQGQSRPQQQQQQQQTQAAQNQPQASQQQNNAQANTAPVNAAVEVAKQQLAAVSRASPVNGTPGTAPAQVRPAQGTPQPGRQQLPAAQVQVKQEPGAPPMNPVMASAAAQNQAGTPTQQNAPRIPTPQQAAAASAPVTAAGPQQALSHSAAMDLANQKAINTPGSASVPGRPAATGTPTPGSAVNQGVMGPNVPQQPTPQGHPHAHPPQPQQTPMQSKMPIPKVLPEKATAVPQGVSVGGGVSAGRPTMTQGSGTLGGVMSQPAMARIPAYNHEAEGDHVLSKKKLDELVRQVCGGPAEGQDGNLLTPEVEENVLNMADSFVDSVLHAACRNSKERGSKVLEIRDIQLVLERTYNIRVPGYSSDELRTVRKIQPSTGWIAKMSAVQAAKVMPGKGE, encoded by the exons ATGAATCCTCAGATGGGccagcaaggccaaggccaaggccagcaagCTGGTGCTGGCCAGGCACAGCAACGTCCACCACCTATGTATCAACCCAACCAGATCAGGAACCTTCCAACATTGAGTGACGAGGAAAAGTCCAAGTACGAGGCCGGATTGCAAGGTCTTTGGAACAAAGCCAACAACTCTCCCCAGAACAGCCCAGACAACATTGCTGCCCGTCAAAAAATCATAGAGTTCTCGAAGATGCTTATCACAAAGATCCAGCAAAGACGATCCCAGCAGATGCAAGGACAGAATGCCCAGAGCCAGCAGGCTCGCCCTCAGCAAATGCAACAGAACGCTGCTGGGCAAGCAAATCAAgcacagcctcagcaacaagctgCCGGGGCTGCTGCAGGTAGCCAACcagctactgctgctgccgtTCGACGAAACCCAGTCCCCGATCATATCCAGCAGCATgttaataaggttaattttCGAGTTCCTCAGTCCGTCATCGATAAATCCGCTGCCGAGGCTACCAAATGGAtagaagagatcaaggaacGTTATACCCGAGCCTTGATGACTATGGATGCGAGCAAACAGAAGATGGCTCAAATTGATAAAATCATTAATGATAGAGCCGCAGCTGGACAGCCATTCAAAGAAGATGAGCTTCGACAGCTACAATTGAAAAAGGATCAACAGCTCAAAGCCCATACGGATGCCCACAAATGGGTTGACAGTGTGCGCAAGCAACAGGGAAGTCTGCAGGGCACTGGCCAGGCCCAagcacaagctcaagctcaaccgCAAGCACAAAACTCTGCCAGGTTGTCGCAACAAGGAAGTCAGCCAGTGCAGCAGGCTGCAGCGACACAACAAAATCAACCCCAAGGACAGTCCAggccacagcagcagcaacaacaacaacaaacccaGGCAGCGCAAAACCAACCTCAAGCGTCTCAGCAACAGAACAACGCGCAAGCTAATACTGCCCCTGTTAACGCGGCTGTTGAAGTTGCTAAGCAGCAGTTAGCCGCCGTTAGTCGAGCTTCCCCAGTTAACGGAACACCTGGAACAGCACCGGCGCAGGTACGTCCTGCGCAAGGGACACCTCAACCAGGACGCCAGCAACTACCAGCGGCGCAAGTTCAGGTTAAACAAGAACCTGGTGCTCCCCCCATGAATCCTGTGATGGCTTCGGCAGCTGCGCAGAATCAGGCTGGGACGCCGACCCAGCAGAACGCACCACGGATACCTACGCCCCAACAAGCGGCGGCGGCTTCTGCTCCAGTAACAGCGGCGGGTCCTCAGCAAGCTCTCAGTCACTCAGCTGCGATGGATCTTGCAAACCAGAAGGCTATTAACACTCCAGGAAGTGCCTCGGTGCCTGGCCGGCCTGCCGCGACTGGAACACCTACACCGGGTAGTGCAGTGAATCAAGGAGTGATGGGACCCAACGTTCCCCAGCAACCAACACCACAAGGTCATCCACATGCACATCCCCCACAACCTCAACAAACGCCAATGCAGTCTAAAATGCCTATCCCCAAGGTGCTTCCCGAAAAGGCCACAGCCGTGCCTCAAGGTGTTTCGGTTGGTGGCGGCGTGAGCGCTGGTCGGCCTACAATGACCCAAGGAAGCGGAACCCTCGGCGGCGTTATGAGCCAACCGGCGATGGCTAGAATTCCAGCCTACAATCACGAAGCTGAGGGAGATCACGTTTTGAGTAAGAAAAAGTTGGACGAACTCGTTCGGCAAGTATGCGGAGGCCCAGCCGAGGGGCAAGATGGAAACCTGCTCACTCCTGAAGTGGAGGAG AACGTCCTGAACATGGCAGACTCGTTTGTTGACAGTGTCCTACATGCGGCGTGTCGAAACTCAAAAGAGCGAGGTTCCAAAGTGCTTGAGATTCGCGACATCCAACTTGTCCTGGAGAGAACTTACAACATTCGTGTCCCTGGATACTCTTCTGATGAGCTTCGTACTGTCCGCAAGATTCAGCCATCTACTGGATGGATTGCAAAAATGAGTGCAGTTCAGGCGGCGAAGGTCATGCCTGGCAAGGGTGAATAA